Proteins co-encoded in one Capsicum annuum cultivar UCD-10X-F1 chromosome 9, UCD10Xv1.1, whole genome shotgun sequence genomic window:
- the LOC107842822 gene encoding uncharacterized protein LOC107842822: protein MKESDLLKTKQKKKIKEYLSGEEYSRSLTLRFHRHMLELHITFDEQKEIYKCFVQKDPTHILSTVIDGTSKAVKSNVEEETPPICHRCGGALPKRNETWDKVEQPNMKRVLFDLKRK, encoded by the exons atgaaggaaagTGACCtcctaaaaacaaaacaaaagaaaaagataaaagagtATCTAAGCGGAGAAGAATATTCTCGAAGCTTGACTCTTCGTTTCCACCGCCATATGCTGGAGCTCCACATCACATTTGACGAGCAAAAGGAGATCTACAAATGTTTTGTCCAGAAGGATCCGACACATATACTCTCAACTGTGATCGATGGGACCTCCAAAGCCGTCAAATCAAATGTTGAGGAAG AAACTCCTCCAATTTGTCACCGGTGTGGGGGAGCTCTTCCCAAAC GTAATGAGACATGGGATAAGGTGGAGCAACCCAATATGAAGAGGGTGTTATTCGATTTAAAGAGGAAGTGA